A single genomic interval of Anabaena sphaerica FACHB-251 harbors:
- a CDS encoding sensor histidine kinase → MPTVNLKKILHKKELLSLIQDLVHQFSIALDIELVDGTKVMSFGEQTSENRYPIEVSGEIIGWVVGEKQAIIVANLLSVLGKQEAEKKELAKELLERYQEIDLFEDISTQLTTSLNTRQIAQLVLQEMSQLIASSAGMILLLNSDGTVFETIAEFGVFFDSNQPEPGKGIIGSIVQSGRAELINDVQTDPRLEEQKNVGALICVPLKAKERILGAIAIGTQKTDVYKAEHLKLVSIFATQTAIAIEKALLYEQSTHAATQAQAQNQRLQQALRDLQLAQTQLIQSEKMSSLGQLVAGVAHEINNPLNFICGNLRYVAEYAKDLLHLLQDYQKFLPVAPPALQSELDNIDLEFIIQDLPKLLDSMKLGTDRIVEIVQSLKNFSRHDEAQMKPVNIHDGIDGTLMILHHRLKAGIHRPAIEISKDYAKLPLIECYPGQLNQVFMNILSNAVDALEEKMEHQEISTYTPQITIRTEILENEGVVVRITDNGQGMKEEVMRRMYDPFFTTKEVGKGTGLGMAISHQIVVDRHRGLLKCRSQPGEGTEFWIQIPVSCAEVANSKEQNGMNFAPQVETAPPITTPESSPTPDADGFISATIPILKPTDLLIRHAQLIRRLSHQNTEVLAESPEQIYQMFLHYPISLKLYTTLLSWFYCPTKIDEIKGDRE, encoded by the coding sequence ATGCCCACAGTTAACCTTAAAAAGATTCTTCACAAAAAGGAGTTGCTATCTCTGATTCAGGACTTAGTACATCAGTTTAGCATTGCCCTGGACATCGAACTAGTAGACGGCACAAAAGTGATGAGTTTTGGAGAGCAAACTTCAGAAAATAGATATCCAATTGAGGTGTCAGGAGAAATCATCGGTTGGGTAGTTGGGGAAAAACAAGCAATCATAGTGGCGAATTTGCTCTCAGTTCTAGGAAAACAGGAAGCAGAGAAAAAAGAACTCGCTAAAGAACTGTTAGAAAGATACCAGGAAATTGATTTATTTGAGGATATTTCGACTCAACTGACAACGAGTTTGAATACGCGACAGATTGCCCAACTCGTACTTCAGGAAATGAGTCAATTAATTGCATCGTCAGCAGGGATGATTCTGCTTCTTAATTCAGATGGAACAGTATTTGAAACTATTGCGGAATTTGGCGTGTTTTTTGACAGCAATCAGCCAGAACCTGGTAAGGGAATTATTGGTAGCATTGTGCAATCTGGTCGAGCAGAACTGATCAATGATGTGCAAACTGACCCGCGATTAGAGGAGCAGAAAAACGTTGGCGCTTTGATTTGTGTACCGTTGAAAGCGAAGGAAAGAATACTGGGAGCGATCGCTATTGGCACACAGAAAACGGACGTATACAAAGCTGAACACCTCAAGCTAGTGAGTATCTTTGCCACGCAAACCGCGATCGCTATTGAAAAAGCTTTACTTTACGAGCAAAGCACTCATGCCGCCACACAAGCACAAGCCCAAAACCAGAGACTTCAGCAAGCTCTCCGTGACTTGCAACTGGCACAAACCCAGTTAATTCAAAGCGAAAAAATGTCAAGTCTAGGGCAACTTGTGGCCGGAGTCGCTCACGAAATCAATAACCCACTGAACTTCATTTGTGGCAATTTAAGGTATGTTGCCGAATACGCCAAAGACCTATTACATTTGTTACAAGACTATCAGAAATTTTTACCTGTTGCTCCCCCAGCTTTGCAATCAGAGTTAGACAATATAGATTTGGAATTTATTATCCAGGATCTTCCCAAACTTCTGGATTCAATGAAGTTAGGTACTGATCGCATAGTAGAAATTGTCCAATCCCTGAAAAACTTCTCTCGTCATGACGAAGCCCAAATGAAACCTGTCAATATTCACGATGGTATTGATGGGACACTGATGATTCTTCACCATCGACTCAAAGCAGGTATTCACCGTCCAGCCATAGAAATCTCTAAAGACTATGCAAAACTTCCCCTGATTGAATGTTATCCCGGACAGTTGAACCAGGTATTTATGAACATCCTGTCAAATGCTGTTGATGCCTTGGAGGAAAAAATGGAACATCAAGAAATATCTACCTATACTCCTCAAATCACCATTCGCACTGAAATTCTTGAAAACGAGGGGGTGGTGGTTCGCATTACAGACAACGGACAGGGGATGAAGGAGGAGGTAATGCGACGGATGTATGATCCCTTCTTCACCACTAAAGAGGTAGGCAAAGGAACAGGGTTAGGTATGGCCATCAGCCACCAAATTGTTGTGGACAGGCATCGAGGACTTCTCAAGTGTCGTTCTCAACCGGGAGAAGGGACAGAATTCTGGATACAGATTCCGGTGAGTTGTGCAGAAGTGGCCAATTCTAAAGAGCAGAATGGCATGAATTTTGCCCCACAAGTAGAAACTGCACCACCAATTACCACTCCTGAATCATCTCCTACACCTGATGCCGATGGATTCATTTCTGCAACTATTCCTATACTCAAACCAACGGATTTACTAATCCGTCATGCTCAATTAATTCGGCGACTTTCACATCAAAATACAGAGGTTTTAGCTGAGTCTCCTGAGCAAATTTACCAGATGTTCTTACACTACCCAATTTCTTTAAAGCTTTACACCACTTTGTTATCTTGGTTCTATTGTCCTACGAAAATTGATGAGATAAAAGGTGATAGAGAATAG
- a CDS encoding secondary thiamine-phosphate synthase enzyme YjbQ has translation MPIIHKLLEITTEPGINIHNITPQIQEFVDTSGINNGQVLVFSRHTTTALAINENEVRLLEDVKVFLQKLAPEGDKYLHNDLHLRDVPEDEPINAHSHLMAMMLTTSEVIPIVDGKLGLGTWQAVLFFELDGARKRTIFLQLSGE, from the coding sequence ATGCCAATTATTCACAAATTACTGGAAATCACCACTGAACCAGGAATAAATATTCATAATATCACCCCACAAATCCAAGAATTTGTAGATACATCAGGAATTAACAACGGTCAGGTATTGGTATTTTCTCGGCATACCACAACTGCCTTAGCTATCAACGAAAATGAAGTTAGACTGTTGGAAGATGTCAAAGTATTTTTACAAAAATTAGCACCAGAAGGAGATAAATATTTACATAACGACTTGCATTTAAGAGATGTTCCTGAAGATGAACCTATCAATGCTCATTCTCATCTCATGGCAATGATGTTAACCACTAGTGAAGTAATTCCTATTGTTGATGGTAAGTTAGGATTAGGAACTTGGCAAGCTGTCTTATTTTTTGAATTAGATGGTGCGCGTAAAAGAACCATATTTTTACAACTCTCCGGGGAATAG
- a CDS encoding pyridoxal phosphate-dependent aminotransferase gives MNNKLSRMNAVQSPIIPVVGELIKNSPGTISLGQGVVHYNPPAEAIELLPKFLNDSTNNLYKAVEGIPPLLTALTTKLSTFNGIEINDKNCIVVTAGSNMGFMNAILAITCSGDEIILNTPYYFNHEMAITMAGCHPVLVGTDEKYQLMPEAIAAAITNKTRAVVTISPNNPTGVVYSEAALKQVNEICRERGIYHISDEAYEYFTYDGVKHISPGAFSGSSEYTISLYSLSKAYGFASWRIGYMLIPQHLLNAVKKVQDTILICPPVISQYAALGALQAKEDYLRDNIKTIAQTRKIVIDALNQLQGLCTITSANGAFYFFLKVHTQMDALELVKRLIQEHQVAVIPGTTFGMEDGCYLRVAYGALQQDTAKAGIERLVKGLQIILS, from the coding sequence ATGAATAATAAATTATCTCGCATGAATGCGGTACAATCGCCAATTATTCCCGTAGTTGGCGAACTAATCAAAAACTCTCCCGGTACAATTTCTTTAGGACAGGGTGTAGTTCACTATAACCCACCAGCGGAAGCAATAGAACTATTACCAAAATTCCTCAACGACTCAACAAACAATCTTTACAAAGCCGTTGAAGGTATTCCCCCATTATTAACAGCATTAACAACCAAATTATCAACATTTAACGGCATTGAAATTAACGATAAAAATTGCATTGTTGTCACAGCCGGCAGCAATATGGGCTTTATGAATGCCATTTTAGCTATTACTTGCTCAGGTGATGAAATTATCTTAAATACTCCCTACTATTTCAATCATGAAATGGCAATTACAATGGCTGGTTGTCATCCTGTATTAGTAGGAACAGACGAAAAATATCAATTAATGCCTGAAGCTATAGCAGCAGCAATTACAAATAAAACTCGTGCTGTTGTCACAATTTCGCCTAACAATCCCACAGGTGTAGTATATTCAGAAGCAGCATTAAAACAAGTTAATGAAATTTGTCGGGAACGAGGTATTTATCATATTAGTGATGAGGCTTATGAATATTTTACTTACGATGGAGTAAAGCACATTTCACCCGGTGCATTTTCGGGAAGTAGTGAATATACAATTTCCCTTTATAGTCTTTCTAAAGCTTATGGTTTTGCTAGTTGGAGAATTGGCTATATGCTAATTCCTCAACATCTATTAAACGCTGTCAAAAAAGTGCAAGATACTATTTTGATTTGTCCCCCTGTGATTTCTCAGTATGCAGCATTGGGAGCATTACAAGCAAAAGAAGATTATTTAAGAGATAATATAAAAACAATTGCCCAAACTCGGAAAATAGTTATTGATGCACTCAACCAACTCCAAGGTTTATGTACTATCACATCCGCAAATGGTGCTTTTTACTTTTTCTTGAAAGTGCATACCCAAATGGATGCTTTGGAATTAGTGAAAAGATTGATTCAGGAACATCAAGTAGCAGTCATACCTGGTACAACCTTTGGGATGGAAGACGGTTGTTATCTGCGCGTTGCTTATGGTGCATTGCAACAAGATACAGCAAAAGCAGGGATAGAAAGATTAGTCAAAGGATTACAAATTATCTTATCATAA
- a CDS encoding type I restriction-modification system subunit M N-terminal domain-containing protein gives MERGFIFNCAKLLKGLNGELDRLPQLTWIMFLKLLDDSEKLHEAEAELGGIEYKPTIKPPHRWRD, from the coding sequence TTGGAGAGAGGTTTTATATTTAATTGTGCCAAGTTACTTAAAGGTCTAAATGGAGAATTAGACCGACTTCCCCAGTTGACTTGGATTATGTTCTTGAAATTGTTGGATGATTCCGAGAAACTGCATGAAGCAGAAGCAGAATTAGGGGGAATTGAGTATAAACCAACAATTAAACCGCCTCATCGCTGGCGTGATTAG
- the lipA gene encoding lipoyl synthase, giving the protein MTVKPDWLRVKAPQWERVGNVKEILRDLALNTVCEEASCPNIGECFNAGTATFLIMGPACTRACPYCDIDFEKKPQPLDPTEPTRLAEAVRRMQLNHVVITSVNRDDLADGGASQFVRCITEVHSVSPNTTIEVLIPDLCGNWNALEIILQAAPEVLNHNTETIPRLYRRVRPQGNYERTLELLQRTRQISPSTYTKSGIMVGLGETDTEIRQVMQDLRAVDCDILTIGQYLQPSQKHLQVADFITPAQFAAWQAYGEEIGFLQVVSSPLTRSSYHAEQVRELMKRYPR; this is encoded by the coding sequence GTGACTGTAAAACCAGACTGGTTGCGGGTAAAAGCGCCTCAATGGGAGCGCGTCGGTAACGTCAAAGAAATTTTGCGGGATTTAGCCCTGAATACGGTTTGTGAAGAAGCATCATGTCCCAATATTGGCGAGTGCTTCAATGCCGGAACCGCCACATTTTTAATTATGGGACCTGCTTGCACCAGAGCTTGTCCTTATTGTGATATTGACTTTGAGAAAAAACCTCAACCCCTAGATCCTACCGAACCCACACGACTAGCAGAAGCAGTCCGACGAATGCAGCTTAATCACGTTGTGATTACTTCTGTAAACCGAGATGATTTAGCCGATGGTGGTGCATCTCAGTTTGTCCGGTGTATTACCGAAGTTCACAGCGTCTCACCTAACACTACAATAGAGGTGTTGATTCCTGATTTATGCGGAAATTGGAATGCTCTAGAAATCATTCTTCAAGCTGCACCAGAGGTACTCAATCACAACACAGAAACCATACCTCGTTTGTATCGTCGAGTACGTCCCCAAGGCAACTATGAACGGACACTGGAATTATTACAACGCACTCGCCAAATTTCACCCAGCACATATACCAAATCCGGTATTATGGTGGGTTTAGGTGAAACTGATACAGAAATTCGCCAAGTCATGCAAGATTTGCGAGCAGTAGATTGTGATATTTTGACCATTGGGCAATATCTCCAACCCAGTCAAAAACACCTGCAAGTAGCTGATTTTATCACTCCCGCACAATTTGCAGCTTGGCAAGCTTATGGTGAGGAAATCGGATTTTTACAAGTTGTTTCTTCTCCATTGACAAGAAGCTCCTATCATGCTGAACAAGTTAGAGAATTAATGAAACGCTACCCCAGATAG